The Metarhizium brunneum chromosome 5, complete sequence sequence GGACTGAAGATATGAGGGTGACCTCAACTGGGCTGGACGTATCCTGAAGCGCTGCTTTGTCGCGATTTGTATTTGTGTCATGAGCTGGAGCAGCATGTGCCATTCGTGTCGGTCTGGCCATGCTGGTATCATACGCAGCTGGGCTTCCATCTTGTCGTCCTGATCCGGAGCTAAAATGTTGATCGAGCGACGACGTCGGATACGAGCTCCTTGATGATCGAGGTTCGTCACCACCATTTCCTTGGCTTGGAAAGTCATATACTGGTGGTGGGGTGCCGTATCCATATTCTTCCAATGGCGGGTTGTATGCTGGTGGTAaggaagaaggagatggaaAGGTATAAGCGGCCGGTGTAGCGGCAAAGTTTCCTCCAGAGCTGGAAGATGTAGTGAATGTGGAGCTAGTAGTACTAGACATAGTATTGGTGGTACAAGCCGTCTCAAATTGGTCACGAGATGTCCTAGCTATGGtagatgaggaggaagaggtaGAGCCGGAATGTGCAAAGGatgagcttgagcttggaCTACTAGCTGTGCAAGAGGTGGATGTGATACTGTTTCGACTTATAGCCGAAGTCAGTGTAAAGCTCTGATCCTGACCTGAATACACGCTGGAACGCGCCAAATCTGACGAACAGGGTGTATCCGAGCTTGAGAGTCTGCTCGTGCTCAATTCGTTAGAGTCTAAGGTCCAGGACTCATGTGTCGACGTTTGGAGTCTTGTCGACATAGTCCAGCGGCCTATATCATCAGAGCAGTCCGTCGTTGGCGTATTTGGGTTATCTGACGGCAAATGACGAGATCTAGCGTCAGTCtgagacgatgacgaagtGCAGCTAGATGTCGAATGTTGCGAAGTCTGAGAGATTGATTCTGTAGAGGCAGTCACCTGTGCTGGGTGGGGACTGACTCCAAAGTTTGAAGCACCAGACAACGTACACGAAGCAGATGAATGCGTTTGGCTCGTCGTAGACTTGTATTGTTCAAAACCACTACAGATTGTGGACGTGGGGGTGCTGCCGAAACGGGAACCACTTGATTTGCAAGGAATACTTTGTGTCGGCGTAGTTGTTGTCCCAGAAGTCGCTCGGGGGCTGTCGTTGGAAGATTCACAGTCAGTTGTAGAGTCACTCCCATGGCCCCGAGATTCATCCATGGAAGTAGCCGTATGCAGAGACAGTGTAGCTCGTTCGTGAGACAAAACGGCTGTGCTTGGTGTTAACTGGCTAGACACTTTGGATACTTTATCGGGGACGCATGGGCACACCTACTGGTCTTGAATCCATCCGCAAAAAGCAAagcctcatcatcagccatcGATGCTGGAGCTATAGATGCCCGAGGAGATCCTAGAGATACTGTGATAACGCCATCTTGCCCAGTATTGCATGTTAAAGCAACAGCAAGGTCGCGTTTCGAATCGATCTCTTGGTTGAAAGCTGTGAATTTGTCACCAGTTTGCGTCTTGCCGGACACTTTTGATTGCAGGCTCCGCTTGTGCTGAGCAGGCTGGCTAATCTCGATGGGATGCAGGGGGATGATATTGACGCCAGTATCACAGCAAGCAGAAACTGAGTATGCCAATGCTCGACCGTAGGATTCAGGACTGCAAAGATTGATGAGACACTGAAAGTGTGCCTATTTCAACCTGTTAGAAGCATGCGTGTTGAGATGGGTGGAACAAAACCTACTCGTTGAAGTTTGGGAGTAGCACAAGTGCTCTTCATGCTATCAGTGAGTAGCCCATGTTCAGCAAGAGACCTCTGACAGTCTGTGACGCAGGCTTATGGACACGATTAGCCTCACAACATCTGCCAAACCAGCACCATGATTACCTACCAGGCACCGTTCTCCCTACAACACGTTGACAACGTGCTAAGGCTGAGAACAGCAAAAGTGTACCAATCAATGTGATCCGCATGTTGGGGATGCCGTACTCTAAAAGTGAAAGGCTGTCAAAATGGCTAGTCGTAATTAACGATGGTCACCAAAAAATGGGTAGAGCGAAAGAGGCTGAGAAGGAAATCCAAAAATGAGTGACAGTGTGCCGAAGCGTGATAATGAGAAGGGATAGTTGCAATGAGCGACGAaggttgaggttgaagagaaagaaaaaagcagAAGAAAACAGGGCCGAGCCAAGTCTGATGGATTACAAGCGGCTGCTGTAGtcaaaacattgaaggcaggAGCGGCATTTCACTGCAAGGGTGTTGGttgccgaggaagaaggtgaATTCGGATCAACCGATGCGAGTCTACCAGACACTTCCAGACTTGTGACCTTCCTTCCACGGGTCCAAACAAAAGTCAACCTCGCTTAACTGTCGTCATAGAGTGCGAGCGGATAGCGGTTACTGACCATTCAGTGGCATTGACATGGATTATTATTCCCAGTATTCGAAGATACGTACAATTAGCACCGCCGAAGAAATGCAAGTATATCCCCCCCCTTTGAAATGTAATGGTGCCAACGCCGCAAAAGCAGAAGGGTATCTAGTAGAAGAGCAACGCCAAGGGCTTCTTCTCGGCTCTATAACGCTCTTTGAATTCTGGACGAGTCAAAAATCTGGCAAGTGGCATCATGGTATCCTTCATGTCCATAATgcctctcttcttctggtcGACATGCGAGGCATCTACAACAAGCCTTTGCAGATTATCCAATGACAAAGCGCCTGCGCCAGTGTTAGTAGGATGCAGTTGCAGCCGATACGGCATCTGGGCTCATACCATTGTCGATCAACTCTATCAGACGGGCGGGCGTACCGACACCAATTCCCGTCTTTCTATTTTTGAGAAACGTCACCTGGTCGTCCACTTTCATGTGCTTGGCGAACTGTAATGTGATTAGCATTTTCGCACGACTAAGTTAACGCAGTGGCATTCATGCCTACCAGCTTTGCCACGGTGTTGTCCTTGCTCGAAAACTTTCGTACAGCTCTTTGATACAGTCAATAAGTATGTCTGGAGTGAGTGTGCAACTGTAGCGCCTGGAGATCACCATACCTGACCATGTCGGCCGCCCTTAGTCCGGCACCAGCGACGATGAGAGTGTGAGGTGAGCCCTTCTTCCTTGGGACTTTCTTGAGAGACTCTTCGCCCTCTGAGAACTTTTCAAGGAAGCCAGGCAGATTATCGAGCGTTCTATTTTCCTCCCATGAGGTGGTATCTTGTATTGAGTTGGCTATGGGGCTGATTAGCACTGTCCCTCTCACTTCATCTCACCGAATCATCCACTCTTAGCCAACAGACATACCAGATACGGTCAGATCCGAAACCTCAACCGAGCTGAGGTCGCTTCCGAATCGGCCAAGTTTCTGTGCCAGGTGATCTGCGAGCAATTGGTTGTCCAGGCGATTGAACAGTGTGTTCAGGCCAAGTTCCATGTCCAGAGCCTCATCGTCTTTTGAAagcttggcctttttcttcttctttttggccTCGGGCGCAGGCTCCGCGGCGCGCTTCTTCGAATTCGACATGATTAGCCAGGAGCAAAGGACTATATCGTATTCCAAATAGAAAAGTGCAAGGTAGTTAAAAGGCTAGGTTGGTCTTTCTGGTCAAGGAAAGCTCATGTCTTGAATCGCTCATCAGAATTTTTGAGCAGCCAACACTGGCAGCGGAGTGTGGACTCTGTGGAGTCGGCTTCatcgaccagaccagacgctaGCCAACTAACTGGTCGTCGAAATTAGTGGGGCATTTCCTtacatgtacaatgtatgcacatgcatgtgcagttgcatactccgtagtggtGGTTTAGATGGTGCTGCCTCCCTTCCAGCGTTGATGAAgtgaagtacggagtaaacaTGTGTATATTTGGAGGCCCGTATCTGATGTGGCATCAATTACTAACTGAGAAAATAGTGCGCTTCAATTTGACTGTGAAACCTCCGGATATACTGATGCCAAAAAATATATGCCACATTGCCCAAACGCCTAACATCATAGTCCATTATACCCACGTAGATGTCTATATCTCCTGCATCTCCATCCAAGCTCTAAAAGATGCTGTTGACAATATTACCACCAATAGTGGCACCCGCACCAAAAATGGCAGCATTGCCGAGCTTCTTGCCAAACTTCTTACCATACTCTCCAACCTTGCTATCTCCGCCTTGCTGTTGTTCTCCGTTGGCAGGTTGCCCACCCTCAGCAACAGCCATAGGCGGCACATTAGAGTTGTACGGgttctgctgctgcgggGGGACCTGTCCAGGAGGGGGATATCCATACTGAGGCTGCGCGTACGGGGCGGCAGCGTACGGGGCAGACTTTTGCTCCTCGTGCTCAACGAGGACATAGTTCCTGGGGAATATGCCCTCCTGGCCGGTTCGGGTGTTCTGGCCCATCCACCAGTCCTGATTCATGTATTGATGCACAACAATCTTGTCATCCTTATCGAACGACACATCGCGGTTATCAGAAGCGACATAACGGTACAAAGCCCGTGCATGGGCAAGCACAGGCTTGATGGATCGGCTGGGTAAGCTTGGCGCGGGCGTCTGGTCGTATGAAGGGGGCCCTGGCGAAGGCGATGTGGTATTAGGATTGCCGTTGTTTATGCCCAGGTTCTGCATCTGCTGGGTGGGCGGGGGCGGAGAAGTAGTGCTGCTTGCGGCGGGGGCAGGACTATCTCGAGCGGCAGTCGTTGATGTGTTGCCGTTTGTTGTGCGGAGAGGTCCCGAGAGGGGTGACTCTTGTGGTAGAGCCGCGTGGATCTGGTCGAAGACCGCTTCGTCGATGACGCCTTTCTCGAGGAGATTCTCAAGTTCCTGGTGAATGATGGTCAGCGCGGTGgtttaaagaaaaagacaaggTGCGCAGAGGGAGTCGTACTGTTTTGATATTCCGAAGCGACCGGTTGGTCTCCATGATGAGCTGGCGGTCGGCGGATACCATTTTGAAGTCTGGCTCGGAGCCGGCTCGCCTACGGTTGAGATGGTGTATGACACGATTTGCAATGTTTTAGGCTGCCGTTGATGTATCGACCGACGGGTATGCGATTCAAGGGCACTGTGTTTAAAGAGGCAGGGAGGCGGAAGATGAAAGGCGAGGATGGCGCGGAGGGGCAAGAAGCTTTATGAACAGACTGAGCGTCTTGGCTTCCGTTTCAAAGTTCCGGAGTGGCGCATAATGATTGGGGCCGAAGGGAGGCCGTTGAGGCTGTGCTGACTGGCAAGCCCATAacgttgctgctgcgggaACACAACACGCCGCGAGTGCCCAATCCCCAATGCCAACATGCTCGAAAATGCTGTGCAGCCGTAATCCATCAGTTGATCAACATTAGAGACTCGTAAACTTCTGAAAGGTTGGAGGACACGCCGACCGCTGCGTTGTGCAGACAACACGTGATTTTCATGTTGTTCGAAGCTCCGTGGCACAATCGGCCCTCCATTCATAATTACAGTATTGCGGTGCCCCGGCTCCCCGAATTCACCGTCAGTCCGTGCATTCCGACTTGTGCATTTGGTATGCGTGACGTGTAAGTCTTGGCAGTATTTCATAACCAATGCCACGATATTTCCTTCGATGCGCATCCGACATGAAGATAGTTTCTAGAAATTTCATTTGACCCTCCTCTATAGTGTACAACCTATCTGTAGTT is a genomic window containing:
- the CSM1 gene encoding Protein CMS1, translating into MSNSKKRAAEPAPEAKKKKKKAKLSKDDEALDMELGLNTLFNRLDNQLLADHLAQKLGRFGSDLSSVEVSDLTVSANSIQDTTSWEENRTLDNLPGFLEKFSEGEESLKKVPRKKGSPHTLIVAGAGLRAADMVRAVRKFSSKDNTVAKLFAKHMKVDDQVTFLKNRKTGIGVGTPARLIELIDNGALSLDNLQRLVVDASHVDQKKRGIMDMKDTMMPLARFLTRPEFKERYRAEKKPLALLFY
- the ABP1 gene encoding Actin-binding protein, whose protein sequence is MVSADRQLIMETNRSLRNIKTELENLLEKGVIDEAVFDQIHAALPQESPLSGPLRTTNGNTSTTAARDSPAPAASSTTSPPPPTQQMQNLGINNGNPNTTSPSPGPPSYDQTPAPSLPSRSIKPVLAHARALYRYVASDNRDVSFDKDDKIVVHQYMNQDWWMGQNTRTGQEGIFPRNYVLVEHEEQKSAPYAAAPYAQPQYGYPPPGQVPPQQQNPYNSNVPPMAVAEGGQPANGEQQQGGDSKVGEYGKKFGKKLGNAAIFGAGATIGGNIVNSIF